From a single Solanum dulcamara chromosome 4, daSolDulc1.2, whole genome shotgun sequence genomic region:
- the LOC129884773 gene encoding auxin-responsive protein SAUR36-like — MRRFRGFVLKHRVTTIFRCVFRRRRSAARYRRLDPLPCWGTNSISRFLSWTHRLKTRAKAAICSKSHYSGSGRGYMHVGQDSIREESVTVPKGHLAVYVGQKDGDYKRVLVPVIYINHPLFSELLREAEEEFGFNHPGGITIPCRISEFERVQTRIQQGRVG, encoded by the coding sequence atgcGCAGGTTCCGAGGTTTTGTTCTCAAACACCGGGTCACTACAATTTTCCGATGCGTGTTCCGGCGACGGAGATCGGCGGCGAGGTACCGCCGGCTGGACCCACTTCCGTGTTGGGGTACTAATTCAATTTCTAGGTTCTTGAGCTGGACCCACCGTCTCAAGACGAGAGCCAAGGCTGCTATTTGCAGCAAGTCCCATTATTCCGGGTCGGGTAGGGGTTACATGCATGTCGGGCAAGATTCGATTCGGGAGGAAAGTGTAACGGTGCCGAAAGGTCACTTGGCGGTTTATGTGGGTCAGAAAGACGGTGATTATAAACGGGTTTTGGTTCCtgtaatatatataaatcaccCTTTGTTTAGTGAGTTGTTGAGAGAGGCTGAAGAAGAATTCGGGTTCAATCACCCGGGTGGTATAACGATTCCTTGTCGGATCTCGGAGTTTGAGCGTGTCCAGACCCGGATCCAACAGGGTCGGGTCGGGTAA